One Campylobacterota bacterium DNA window includes the following coding sequences:
- a CDS encoding sulfite exporter TauE/SafE family protein: protein MTLELALLGIGIGTLSGFFGIGGGTVSVPVLLYLGFGIKEAIGISVTQMVAGSLMAALIHKRRQTYSVGEVKYFGYGGIVGAAAGGYLVKILDASVLEWLFLSIVAFTLARLAFSAPVPTRPEIVNRPLYSLIGGGVGVFSGMLGVGGSILMTPILVSFMGFPLKKASAVGLFFVMFTSVSAFAALAWLGLIHFYEGLVMALSSLVGIILGIALLNRIKVARYKQILVVFYILIFAVTAYKLIAG from the coding sequence ATGACGCTGGAACTGGCACTATTGGGAATCGGGATAGGGACCCTGTCGGGTTTCTTCGGGATCGGGGGCGGGACGGTGAGCGTCCCCGTCCTGCTTTATCTGGGATTCGGGATCAAAGAAGCGATCGGGATCTCGGTGACCCAGATGGTGGCGGGGTCGTTGATGGCCGCTTTGATCCATAAACGCCGGCAGACCTATTCGGTCGGGGAGGTCAAATATTTCGGCTACGGCGGGATCGTCGGTGCAGCGGCGGGCGGTTACCTTGTCAAGATTCTGGATGCGTCGGTTCTGGAATGGCTCTTTCTGTCGATCGTCGCCTTTACGCTCGCGCGGCTGGCGTTTTCGGCTCCCGTTCCGACACGCCCCGAAATCGTCAACCGTCCCCTTTATTCGCTGATAGGGGGCGGAGTGGGGGTCTTCTCCGGCATGCTGGGGGTCGGCGGATCGATTCTGATGACCCCGATCCTGGTAAGTTTTATGGGCTTCCCGCTGAAAAAAGCTTCCGCAGTCGGGTTGTTTTTCGTCATGTTTACGTCGGTATCGGCGTTTGCCGCCCTCGCGTGGCTGGGGCTGATCCATTTTTACGAAGGGCTTGTAATGGCCCTTTCGTCGCTGGTGGGGATAATCCTGGGCATCGCGTTGCTCAACCGCATCAAGGTTGCCCGATACAAGCAGATCCTGGTGGTTTTTTACATTCTTATTTTTGCCGTCACGGCATACAAACTAATTGCGGGGTAA
- a CDS encoding chemotaxis protein CheX codes for MLPIIVEAAANFCLHQIRLPYEISELPPKKRTLFAFIDIESNGSTHRAYIGCDPTLIQTIAEIFLGEDESDEQTLTDMLLETANMIVGSAKVLAAEAYDTSMMIATPFFVSEELSQIRPDALQCIGINDGELTIALKRL; via the coding sequence ATGTTACCGATCATCGTCGAAGCCGCAGCCAATTTTTGCCTTCATCAGATACGCCTTCCCTACGAGATTTCCGAATTGCCCCCCAAAAAGAGAACACTTTTTGCTTTTATCGATATCGAATCGAACGGCAGTACGCACAGGGCCTATATCGGTTGCGATCCGACCCTGATCCAGACCATCGCCGAGATTTTTCTCGGAGAAGACGAAAGCGATGAGCAGACCCTGACCGATATGCTCCTCGAGACGGCGAACATGATCGTCGGCAGTGCCAAAGTACTCGCCGCCGAAGCATACGACACCTCGATGATGATCGCAACCCCGTTTTTCGTTTCCGAGGAACTCTCGCAGATCCGGCCCGACGCGCTGCAATGCATCGGGATTAACGACGGCGAACTGACGATAGCGTTGAAAAGGCTCTAA
- the fliN gene encoding flagellar motor switch protein FliN has product MDETQTPETEIPLHHEAEHVDLEKELEWMDYEGLLDMEVEFVADLGQTTLTLGEILRLKKGDPIDLGKPAGESVEAYVNRRIIGKGEVMVYEKNLAIRINEVLDSSAVLYYLSKERL; this is encoded by the coding sequence ATGGATGAAACACAAACACCCGAAACCGAAATCCCCCTCCACCACGAGGCCGAGCACGTCGATCTCGAAAAAGAGCTCGAATGGATGGACTACGAAGGGCTGCTTGACATGGAAGTCGAGTTTGTCGCCGACCTGGGACAGACGACCCTTACGCTGGGGGAGATCCTGAGACTCAAAAAAGGGGACCCTATCGATCTGGGAAAACCGGCGGGGGAAAGCGTAGAAGCCTACGTCAATCGCCGCATCATCGGCAAAGGGGAAGTCATGGTCTATGAAAAAAACCTTGCCATCCGTATCAACGAGGTACTCGACTCGAGCGCCGTACTCTACTATCTTTCAAAAGAGAGACTATGA
- the dusB gene encoding tRNA dihydrouridine synthase DusB: MTPKLDFSSPVYALAPLAGYTDLPFRNVVKKFGADLTVSEMISSNALAYGSQKTIKMLERSPNEDPYSVQIAGADEEVVRRAVEVLNAQEEIDIIDLNCGCPVPKIVSHGSGSSLLKDLPKMARIIRTIKETSNKSTLSVKIRLGFESKNHLEIAKIVEDCGADFLAVHGRTRAGKFKAPVDYDAIAEIKQAVNIPVIANGDIDSYEKAQWVLEHTGADGVMIGRGAVGAPWIFHQLKTGSATVDPLIKHAIIMEHLDGMVRFYGPRGVVTFRKHVHTYSKGYEGASAMRDLVNRIDDPVHFREVVDEFFLTHRQISEGFSASDLACEC; this comes from the coding sequence ATGACTCCCAAACTCGATTTTTCAAGCCCCGTCTACGCTCTTGCACCGCTCGCGGGATACACTGACCTTCCGTTTCGCAACGTCGTCAAAAAATTCGGCGCCGACCTCACCGTCAGTGAAATGATCAGCTCCAACGCTTTGGCGTACGGTTCGCAAAAGACGATCAAAATGCTCGAACGCAGCCCGAATGAAGACCCCTACTCGGTCCAGATCGCTGGGGCGGACGAAGAGGTCGTACGTCGCGCGGTAGAGGTCCTTAACGCGCAAGAAGAGATCGACATCATCGACCTTAACTGCGGCTGTCCCGTTCCCAAGATCGTCAGCCACGGTTCGGGAAGTTCACTGCTAAAAGACCTCCCTAAAATGGCCCGCATCATCCGTACGATCAAGGAAACGTCGAACAAATCGACCCTCAGCGTCAAAATCCGCCTGGGATTCGAGTCGAAAAACCACCTTGAAATCGCCAAAATCGTCGAGGATTGCGGCGCCGATTTTCTCGCCGTACACGGCCGTACGCGTGCGGGAAAATTCAAAGCTCCGGTCGACTACGACGCGATCGCCGAGATTAAACAGGCCGTGAATATCCCCGTCATTGCCAACGGCGATATCGATTCGTACGAGAAAGCCCAGTGGGTGCTGGAACACACCGGGGCCGACGGGGTAATGATCGGACGCGGCGCGGTAGGTGCGCCGTGGATTTTCCACCAGCTCAAAACGGGATCGGCCACCGTCGATCCCCTGATCAAACACGCAATCATTATGGAACATCTTGACGGTATGGTCCGTTTTTACGGACCGCGCGGCGTCGTAACGTTCCGCAAGCACGTCCATACCTATTCCAAAGGATACGAAGGGGCTTCGGCGATGCGCGACCTTGTCAACCGGATCGACGATCCCGTCCATTTCCGGGAAGTCGTCGACGAATTCTTCCTTACCCACCGCCAGATTTCCGAAGGGTTCAGTGCATCGGATCTTGCGTGCGAGTGCTGA